From Kogia breviceps isolate mKogBre1 chromosome 2, mKogBre1 haplotype 1, whole genome shotgun sequence, one genomic window encodes:
- the LOC131750065 gene encoding LOW QUALITY PROTEIN: histone H1.3-like (The sequence of the model RefSeq protein was modified relative to this genomic sequence to represent the inferred CDS: inserted 3 bases in 2 codons), with protein sequence MSETAPVAPAVPXPSEKTPVKKKTKKTGAAAGKRKASGPPVSELITKAVAASKERSGVSLAALKKALAVAGYDVEKNNSRIKLGLKNLVSKGILVQTKGTGASGSFKLNRKAATGETKPKAKKAGAAKPKKAAGAAKKPKKATGAATPKKAAKKTPKKAKKPGVAAGAKKVAKSPKKAKAAKPKKAAKSPAKAKAPKAKAAKXKPKATKAKKAVSKKK encoded by the exons ATGTCGGAGACTGCTCCAGTTGCTCCTGCTGTTC TACCTTCAGAGAAAACACCTGTTAAGAAGAAGACGAAGAAAACGGGTGCAGCTGCTGGAAAACGCAAGGCGTCCGGGCCCCCGGTGTCCGAGCTCATCACCAAGGCTGTCGCCGCCTCCAAGGAGCGCAGCGGCGTGTCCTTGGCTGCGCTGAAGAAAGCGCTGGCTGTCGCTGGTTATGACGTGGAGAAGAACAACAGCCGCATCAAGTTGGGTCTTAAGAACTTGGTGAGCAAGGGCATCCTGGTGCAGACGAAGGGCACTGGCGCTTCAGGTTCCTTCAAGCTCAACAGAAAGGCGGCCACCGGGGAAACCAAGCCCAAGGCTAAGAAGGCGGGCGCGGCCAAGCCCAAGAAGGCTGCTGGGGCAGCTAAGAAGCCCAAGAAGGCCACGGGCGCGGCCACCCCCAAGAAGGCCGCTAAGAAGACCCCCAAGAAAGCCAAGAAACCGGGGGTGGCTGCTGGGGCCAAGAAAGTGGCCAAGAGCCCGAAAAAGGCGAAGGCAGCCAAGCCGAAGAAGGCGGCTAAGAGTCCGGCCAAGGCCAAAGCCCCCAAAGCCAAGGCAGCCAA CAAACCCAAGGCTACAAAGGCTAAGAAGGCGGTCTCCAAGAAGAAGTAA